AGCGCCCTGGGACTGATGCTGCTCTCCAGCGCCGTGGAACTGGTTACCATCTTCCTGGCCCTGGAACTGGCCTCCTACAGCCTCTACGCCCTGATCCCCCTGCGCTCCAAGGAACCCGCCGCGGCCGAGGCCGGGATCAAGTACATCCTGTTCGGCGCGGTGGTCACGGCCCTGGCCATGTATGGCCTGTCCTACATCCTGGGGGTCCACCACACCACGTACCTCTCGGAACTGGTAACCAAGACCTGGTCCTGGTCCGAGACCCCGGCGGCCCTGATCGGCATCGCCCTGTTCCTGGGAGCCCTGTTCTACAAGCTGGCCCTGTTCCCGCTGCACTTCTGGTGCCCGGACGTCTATGAAGGTGCGTCCAACGAGACCGCGGCCTTTGTGGCCACCCTGCCCAAGCTGGGCGCGGTGGTGGTTCTGGTGCGCCTGTCCTCGCTCTTGGATCCGAGCATGGAAGTGACCATGCTCCTGGCCGTGCTGGCCGCGGTGTCCATGACCTTCGGCAACCTCTGCGCCCTGGTTCAGACCGACTTGAAACGCCTTCTGGGCTACTCCTCGGTTTCCCACGCCGGATACGTGATGCTGGGCATCGTGGCCGGGACGCCCGCCGGACTCTCCGCCGCCGCGTTCTACGCCGTGGTTTACCTGTTGATGAACCTGGCCTGCTTCTGGGTGATCTGTCGCCTGTCCACGGATGGTCGCAACCTTAAGTTGGATGACTTAAACGGTCTGTACCAGCGCTCCCCGGGCCTGGCCCTGGTCCTGGCCGTGTCCGCCTTCGCCCTGGTCGGCCTGCCGCCCACCGCGGGGTTCATGGGTAAGCTCTTCCTGCTCAACTCGGCCTGGATGGAAGGCTACCACTGGCTGGTGATCATCGCGGTGCTCAACTCGGCCATCGCCATCTACTACTACCTGAACCTGGTCCGCCACGCCTACACCCGTGACGCGCCCGTCAACGCATCGGGCGACGTTCAGGCCGTGCCCAACCCAGGCTTGCTCTGGGGCGGACTGCTCGCCGCCGCCGTGCTCTGGCTCGGCGTCGCGCCGGGGACAATCTTTTCTTTTGCCCAGATAGCCGGA
This region of Desulfonatronum thiodismutans genomic DNA includes:
- a CDS encoding NADH-quinone oxidoreductase subunit N; this encodes MIFQIELFIPELYLLALIGGLFVLTVGPQSWWRFLRYLPLAASVGIGVAALSFQFSGLMFYEAYQVDALSQFFKLAIFLGLAVTCLNAMNQPTLSDEKRPDYFLFLCLSALGLMLLSSAVELVTIFLALELASYSLYALIPLRSKEPAAAEAGIKYILFGAVVTALAMYGLSYILGVHHTTYLSELVTKTWSWSETPAALIGIALFLGALFYKLALFPLHFWCPDVYEGASNETAAFVATLPKLGAVVVLVRLSSLLDPSMEVTMLLAVLAAVSMTFGNLCALVQTDLKRLLGYSSVSHAGYVMLGIVAGTPAGLSAAAFYAVVYLLMNLACFWVICRLSTDGRNLKLDDLNGLYQRSPGLALVLAVSAFALVGLPPTAGFMGKLFLLNSAWMEGYHWLVIIAVLNSAIAIYYYLNLVRHAYTRDAPVNASGDVQAVPNPGLLWGGLLAAAVLWLGVAPGTIFSFAQIAGAAAGGLLP